A DNA window from Eikenella exigua contains the following coding sequences:
- a CDS encoding protein phosphatase 2C domain-containing protein produces the protein MQINFHQGQYIGQREEQQDALGNLVLSPRHKLYVLADGMGGQRGGQIAAKTVVTAFLGYFQHGLHEAEQDLRRALHQANQTLSDTLRRQPELEGMGTTVIAVVVDETDNSYSYISVGDSPLYTYDQGSLRRINANHAFAEDLKRMIAAGEISSEAADRHPARHAVTSAVMGKDIAHIDCSSGTLSPGELLLLASDGVQTLSDEEIEQTLIAASGSLEDKVNTLLALVQAKRHPHQDNTSLLLVQATAKQTSPATQVHDLSTQSLPTTGESTLSTRISGSPPPALSTPSFPAKGLIIGFILGALLVGTWWFTSNRHTQHMPPNEDVSSASATSAPATSEPYTPASPTPTSEPPSVVSNPKNPPAASVPLPLTPPNSSAPQTR, from the coding sequence ATGCAGATCAATTTCCATCAAGGCCAGTACATCGGCCAACGTGAAGAACAGCAAGATGCACTGGGCAACCTGGTGCTTTCTCCCCGGCACAAACTCTATGTGCTGGCCGACGGCATGGGCGGGCAGCGCGGCGGGCAAATTGCCGCCAAAACCGTGGTAACTGCCTTTTTAGGCTATTTCCAACATGGCCTACACGAAGCTGAGCAGGATTTGCGCCGAGCCCTGCACCAAGCCAACCAGACCCTGTCCGACACCCTGCGCCGACAGCCGGAACTCGAAGGTATGGGTACCACCGTTATCGCCGTGGTGGTAGACGAAACTGACAACAGCTACAGCTACATCAGCGTCGGCGACAGCCCGCTCTACACCTACGACCAAGGCAGCCTGCGCCGCATCAATGCCAACCATGCCTTTGCCGAAGATCTCAAACGTATGATCGCTGCGGGGGAAATCAGCAGCGAAGCCGCCGACCGCCACCCCGCCCGTCATGCCGTAACCAGCGCCGTAATGGGCAAAGACATCGCCCATATCGATTGTTCCTCCGGCACACTCTCTCCCGGCGAATTACTGCTCTTGGCCAGCGACGGTGTGCAAACCTTAAGCGATGAGGAAATCGAGCAAACCCTTATAGCTGCTTCAGGTAGCCTCGAAGACAAAGTAAACACCCTACTGGCCCTGGTGCAGGCCAAACGGCATCCGCATCAAGACAATACCTCGCTACTTTTGGTACAGGCAACTGCCAAACAAACCTCGCCCGCTACCCAAGTACACGACCTGTCTACGCAATCCCTCCCTACCACCGGCGAGTCCACGCTCTCTACCCGAATTTCAGGTAGCCCCCCGCCCGCACTATCCACCCCCAGCTTCCCCGCCAAAGGCCTTATCATTGGCTTTATTTTGGGTGCACTCTTAGTTGGCACCTGGTGGTTCACATCCAACCGCCACACCCAGCACATGCCGCCAAACGAGGATGTTTCCTCCGCATCCGCAACCTCTGCACCGGCCACATCCGAACCTTATACACCGGCCTCTCCTACCCCTACATCTGAGCCACCCTCTGTCGTATCCAACCCGAAAAATCCACCCGCTGCTTCCGTGCCGCTACCACTGACGCCGCCTAACTCCTCTGCGCCGCAAACCCGATAA
- a CDS encoding serine/threonine protein kinase, which yields MTQQNVQRADALVAGSQLHTYIVLKVLGSGAFGITYLAEHIHFGSQHVIKEYLPDSGMRVQELTVQAKSSGDQEIFNWGLNGFFNEAKLLYGLSHPNVVKVTDLFEANGTAYFVMPYLRGITLHQWIKEHPSPSENELAGIFIPLLEGLKYIHERQLLHRDIKPENIFITENQTPVLIDFGAARQAVGQKSRPLTQILTPPFAPIEQYHSRDVFMPALDLYSLGACIYQSITHQLIEEAPARIAGEDTQPKLAGSRYEDRYSHHFLAAIDYALNVRAENRFQNAMDMQQTLLGLAEIPSQAASLPEAGNTTQASYPTQTTVHGKTLPKQHKTAPAATSSKSKWLLWGSIVAAMLVVLVIAASVLMRDGDKNGEPASPLTASTAADTPVVLPPASQTQPEQPAENDSDKNDGTGISAAYLDEINKQLPQMISDGVRWDKTIYVESSNELIMQITMTDLHLRDLNSDQLNELQSAIGPAMAKTSCTDPNISPWLIQNNGTLIIAFYDKNGKHLVDGTVSGSDCP from the coding sequence ATGACGCAGCAAAACGTCCAACGGGCAGACGCGCTGGTTGCAGGTAGCCAGCTTCACACCTATATCGTCCTCAAAGTGCTCGGCTCCGGCGCATTCGGTATCACCTATCTGGCCGAACATATCCATTTCGGCTCGCAACACGTTATCAAAGAATACCTGCCCGACAGCGGCATGCGCGTTCAAGAGCTGACTGTTCAAGCCAAAAGCAGCGGTGACCAGGAAATCTTCAACTGGGGCTTAAACGGCTTTTTCAACGAAGCCAAGCTGCTCTACGGCTTAAGCCACCCCAACGTAGTCAAGGTAACCGACCTGTTCGAGGCCAACGGCACCGCCTATTTTGTGATGCCCTATCTGCGCGGTATCACCCTGCACCAATGGATTAAAGAACACCCCAGCCCGAGTGAAAATGAGCTGGCCGGTATTTTTATCCCCTTGCTTGAAGGCCTGAAATATATTCACGAGCGCCAGCTGCTGCACCGTGACATCAAACCAGAAAATATCTTCATCACCGAAAACCAAACCCCGGTATTAATTGATTTCGGAGCCGCCCGGCAGGCTGTCGGCCAAAAAAGCCGGCCGCTTACCCAAATCCTTACCCCTCCATTCGCCCCTATCGAACAATACCACTCGCGCGATGTTTTCATGCCCGCACTGGATTTATACAGTCTCGGTGCCTGCATCTACCAATCCATTACCCACCAGCTGATTGAAGAAGCCCCCGCCCGCATCGCCGGAGAAGATACCCAGCCCAAGCTGGCCGGCAGTCGCTACGAAGACCGCTACAGCCATCATTTCCTTGCCGCCATCGACTACGCTCTCAACGTGCGTGCCGAAAACCGTTTCCAAAATGCTATGGATATGCAGCAGACACTGCTTGGACTGGCAGAAATTCCATCCCAGGCTGCCTCCCTCCCCGAAGCCGGCAATACCACCCAAGCCTCTTACCCAACACAAACCACCGTGCACGGGAAAACGCTACCCAAACAGCATAAAACTGCTCCAGCAGCGACCAGCAGTAAATCAAAATGGCTGTTGTGGGGCAGCATCGTTGCAGCAATGTTGGTAGTGCTGGTTATCGCCGCTTCCGTCCTGATGCGCGACGGTGATAAAAACGGCGAACCTGCCTCCCCACTCACAGCCTCAACTGCTGCCGATACACCGGTAGTACTGCCACCCGCCAGCCAAACCCAACCTGAGCAGCCTGCCGAAAACGATAGCGACAAGAATGACGGCACCGGTATCTCGGCTGCTTATCTCGACGAAATTAACAAACAGCTGCCACAAATGATCAGCGACGGCGTGCGTTGGGACAAAACCATCTATGTCGAGAGTAGCAATGAACTGATTATGCAGATTACCATGACCGACCTGCATCTCCGTGACCTCAACAGCGACCAGCTCAACGAATTGCAGAGTGCTATCGGTCCCGCCATGGCTAAAACCTCCTGTACTGACCCCAATATCAGCCCGTGGCTGATCCAGAATAACGGCACCCTTATCATTGCCTTCTACGACAAAAACGGCAAACACCTTGTCGATGGCACAGTATCCGGCAGCGACTGTCCATAA
- a CDS encoding mechanosensitive ion channel family protein, producing MLPLLTVATNADWLDQLGTNLHTFLLSLFSREEFGLNQLLGSLSKTLGWVDLVLALALLVGAYLLSGRLLGKMPAEDGKPHFLRHIGRRIAWPLLMLLGGALALGGWFAFFGATAVWLRLLVMAARWMILIRVVLAVFHSAIPANRFSERMESSLAAALWGAFLLWASGIDDLILAWLRGLQFSVGSARLSLYTVLTGLLWVGVMLVGAMWLSRYIDARLKGSTRLDPNLQIVLSKLTRSLLLVLSVLIALPLVGIDLTVLSVFGGALGVGLGFGLQKIASNYVSGFIILGDRSVRPGDRLTVNGFTGYVTQITSRFVVLRSGNGQEALIPNETFITSTVINESYTGKSLWQSLDVQVAYHTDLTQAIEILQEAAAAQERVKADPPPKAYLIDFADNGINLRLGFWVRDPENGFLGLSSAILLTVWRRFNEEGIEFPFPQREVRILNQDLSPDAAALLKAGYQAQGDTASDEFANANPEPAESLESQEDAQS from the coding sequence ATGCTTCCTTTGCTCACTGTTGCCACCAATGCCGATTGGCTCGACCAACTCGGTACTAATCTGCACACCTTTTTGCTCAGCCTGTTTTCGCGCGAGGAATTTGGGCTGAACCAGCTGCTCGGCAGCTTATCCAAAACGCTTGGTTGGGTGGATTTGGTGTTGGCGTTGGCTTTGCTGGTAGGGGCGTATCTCCTCTCCGGCCGGTTGCTGGGCAAGATGCCGGCGGAAGACGGCAAGCCGCATTTTTTGCGCCATATCGGGCGCCGCATTGCTTGGCCTCTGTTGATGCTGCTGGGCGGGGCGTTGGCTTTGGGCGGCTGGTTTGCCTTTTTCGGGGCAACGGCGGTGTGGCTACGCCTGCTGGTGATGGCGGCACGTTGGATGATTTTGATTCGGGTGGTGCTGGCGGTGTTTCATTCGGCGATTCCGGCCAACCGTTTTTCCGAGCGGATGGAATCTTCGCTGGCCGCTGCGCTGTGGGGCGCGTTTCTGCTGTGGGCTTCGGGCATTGACGATTTGATTCTGGCCTGGCTGCGCGGCTTGCAGTTTTCAGTTGGTTCGGCGCGGCTTTCGCTTTATACCGTGCTCACCGGATTATTGTGGGTAGGCGTGATGCTGGTGGGCGCGATGTGGCTGTCGCGCTATATCGATGCGCGGCTCAAAGGTAGCACGCGGCTGGATCCGAACCTGCAAATCGTGCTTTCCAAACTGACGCGCTCGCTGCTTTTGGTGTTGTCGGTGTTGATTGCGCTGCCGCTGGTGGGCATTGATTTAACCGTACTTTCTGTGTTCGGCGGCGCGTTGGGCGTTGGCTTGGGCTTCGGCTTGCAGAAGATTGCCAGCAATTATGTGTCGGGCTTCATTATTTTGGGCGACCGCTCGGTGCGCCCGGGCGACCGGCTCACGGTAAACGGCTTCACCGGCTACGTGACGCAAATCACTTCCCGCTTCGTGGTGCTGCGCAGCGGCAACGGGCAGGAGGCGCTGATTCCGAACGAAACCTTCATCACCTCCACCGTAATCAACGAATCCTACACCGGCAAATCCCTGTGGCAGAGTTTAGACGTTCAGGTAGCCTACCATACCGATTTAACCCAAGCGATTGAGATTCTGCAGGAGGCTGCTGCCGCGCAGGAGCGCGTGAAGGCTGATCCGCCACCTAAGGCCTATCTGATTGATTTCGCGGATAATGGCATCAATCTGCGTCTTGGCTTTTGGGTGCGCGACCCCGAAAACGGCTTTCTCGGCCTTAGCTCGGCCATTTTGCTCACCGTGTGGCGGCGGTTTAACGAAGAAGGCATCGAATTCCCCTTCCCGCAGCGTGAAGTACGCATTCTGAATCAAGACCTCTCCCCCGATGCTGCCGCTCTGCTCAAAGCCGGCTATCAGGCGCAGGGCGATACCGCCTCCGACGAATTTGCCAACGCCAATCCCGAGCCGGCCGAGTCATTGGAAAGCCAAGAGGACGCTCAGTCATGA
- the nudB gene encoding dihydroneopterin triphosphate diphosphatase — MSSPSYKRPESVLVVLHDGQGCALMLERVSPPGFWQSVTGSLEEGETPFATALREVAEETGILLSPEELKDWHTQNEYEIYEHWRHRYAPGVTRNTEHVFSARIPAAGPVSLSAREHRAHRWLPLAEAASLAFSPSNREALLRLAAETGGRLPEKLTAPSL, encoded by the coding sequence ATGAGCAGCCCCTCCTACAAACGCCCGGAATCCGTGCTGGTGGTGCTGCACGACGGGCAAGGCTGCGCCCTGATGCTTGAGCGCGTGTCCCCGCCCGGCTTTTGGCAATCCGTAACCGGCAGTCTGGAAGAAGGCGAAACCCCGTTTGCCACCGCCCTGCGCGAAGTGGCCGAAGAAACCGGCATCCTGCTCTCGCCGGAAGAGCTCAAAGACTGGCACACGCAAAACGAATACGAAATCTACGAACATTGGCGCCACCGCTATGCCCCCGGCGTTACCCGCAACACCGAACACGTCTTCTCCGCCCGCATTCCCGCCGCCGGCCCCGTGAGCCTTTCCGCGCGCGAGCATCGTGCCCACCGCTGGCTGCCGCTGGCCGAAGCCGCCAGTCTTGCCTTTTCCCCTTCCAACCGCGAAGCATTGTTGCGTCTGGCCGCCGAAACCGGGGGCAGGCTACCTGAAAAATTGACTGCCCCATCGCTTTGA
- the pncC gene encoding nicotinamide-nucleotide amidase — MDTLLQEVTQHLAQRGETITCAESCTGGLLAAALTRLPGSSAWFETGFVTYSNHAKQQLLNVNAATLGHYGAVSEETVREMALGALITTKADYALSISGIAGPDGGSEEKPVGTVWFSLATKQRIWAKEQHFEGDREAIRTQAVRFALILMKKYLER, encoded by the coding sequence ATGGATACCCTGCTGCAAGAAGTTACTCAACACCTCGCCCAACGCGGCGAAACCATCACCTGCGCCGAATCCTGCACCGGCGGCTTGCTCGCCGCCGCGCTCACCCGCCTGCCCGGCAGCTCCGCCTGGTTTGAAACAGGCTTCGTTACCTACAGCAACCACGCCAAACAGCAGCTCCTTAATGTGAACGCCGCCACCCTCGGCCACTACGGCGCAGTGAGTGAAGAAACCGTGCGCGAAATGGCGCTGGGCGCACTCATCACCACCAAAGCCGACTATGCGCTCAGCATCTCCGGCATCGCCGGCCCCGACGGCGGCAGCGAAGAGAAACCCGTGGGCACGGTTTGGTTCAGCCTGGCCACCAAACAGCGCATCTGGGCCAAAGAGCAGCACTTTGAAGGAGACCGCGAAGCCATCCGCACCCAAGCCGTGCGCTTTGCCCTGATACTGATGAAAAAGTATTTGGAGCGATAG
- the dcd gene encoding dCTP deaminase produces MSIKSDRWIRRMAEEHGMIEPFEPKQIKEQDGRRIISYGTSSYGYDIRCANEFKIFTNINSTIVDPKNFDPKNFVTVEDDCCIIPPNSFALARTMEYFRIPRNVLTVCLGKSTYARCGIIVNVTPFEPEWEGYVTLEFSNTTPLPAKIYAGEGVAQVLFFESDEVCETSYKDRKGKYMGQTGVTLPKA; encoded by the coding sequence ATGAGCATCAAATCCGACCGCTGGATCCGCCGCATGGCCGAAGAGCACGGCATGATCGAGCCCTTCGAGCCCAAACAAATCAAAGAGCAAGACGGCCGGCGCATTATTTCCTACGGCACCTCCAGCTACGGCTACGATATCCGCTGTGCCAACGAATTCAAAATCTTCACCAACATCAACAGCACCATCGTCGATCCGAAAAACTTCGATCCGAAAAACTTCGTCACCGTGGAAGATGACTGCTGCATCATCCCGCCCAATTCCTTCGCGCTGGCGCGCACAATGGAATATTTCCGCATCCCGCGCAACGTGCTTACCGTGTGCCTGGGCAAATCCACCTATGCCCGCTGCGGCATCATCGTAAACGTCACCCCGTTCGAGCCGGAATGGGAAGGCTACGTTACCCTCGAATTCTCCAACACCACCCCCCTGCCCGCCAAAATCTATGCCGGCGAAGGCGTGGCGCAAGTCCTCTTCTTCGAGAGCGACGAAGTGTGCGAAACTTCCTATAAAGACCGCAAAGGCAAATACATGGGGCAAACCGGCGTTACCCTGCCCAAGGCGTAG
- a CDS encoding recombination-associated protein RdgC, producing the protein MWFKQVSFYPLNKDKLPDLETLSSKLQEAEFAPPQGLDWFGEGFAPPEGFSPELVFPADFTWSVALKKSEKVLPAGVIREILDDKITEIQEAEARTVGRKEKQELKEQITDDLLPRAFTRSSKTQAVCNTRSGFLLVNQASATRAENLLAKLREALGGLEAKLPNTKQSPSSLMTEWLLAGACGGGFELDDMCELKGTGDAAPTVRVSKQDLTADEVVQHVKTGKTVTQLGLVWRDQIAFVLTQDFTLKRIQYLDVLQEEAENHGDDAASLAFASQILMAEALSTLLQELVSLLGGWQD; encoded by the coding sequence ATGTGGTTTAAACAAGTCAGCTTTTATCCCCTAAACAAAGACAAACTGCCGGATTTGGAAACCTTGTCCTCCAAGCTGCAAGAGGCCGAATTTGCCCCGCCGCAGGGTTTGGACTGGTTTGGCGAAGGCTTTGCCCCACCGGAAGGGTTTTCGCCGGAATTGGTGTTTCCTGCCGATTTCACTTGGAGTGTGGCGCTGAAGAAATCCGAAAAAGTGCTGCCCGCCGGCGTGATCCGAGAGATTTTGGACGACAAAATCACCGAAATCCAAGAAGCCGAAGCGCGTACCGTGGGGCGCAAAGAAAAGCAGGAGCTCAAAGAGCAAATTACGGACGACCTGCTGCCCCGCGCCTTCACCCGCAGCAGCAAAACGCAGGCCGTGTGCAACACGCGCAGCGGCTTCCTGCTGGTAAACCAAGCCTCGGCCACCCGTGCGGAAAACCTGCTGGCCAAGCTGCGCGAAGCCTTGGGCGGGCTCGAGGCCAAGCTGCCGAACACCAAACAATCGCCCTCCTCCCTGATGACCGAATGGCTACTCGCCGGCGCATGTGGCGGCGGCTTTGAGCTCGATGATATGTGTGAACTCAAAGGCACAGGCGATGCCGCACCCACCGTGCGCGTGTCGAAACAGGACTTGACCGCCGATGAAGTGGTGCAACACGTAAAAACCGGCAAAACCGTTACCCAGCTCGGCCTCGTGTGGCGTGATCAGATTGCCTTCGTGCTCACCCAAGATTTCACTCTCAAACGCATCCAGTATTTAGACGTATTGCAGGAAGAGGCCGAAAACCACGGCGACGATGCCGCCAGCCTGGCCTTTGCCTCGCAAATCCTGATGGCCGAAGCGCTCTCTACCCTGCTGCAGGAATTGGTATCGCTTCTAGGCGGCTGGCAGGATTAA
- a CDS encoding PilC/PilY family type IV pilus protein, translating into MKTTTRKQQANVGKRITPTYQALVAALMAVYIPQVHGDTPFNGVIEENFSGGTTTNKWLMPLPGDGFKNPWDPSSPSPTVINSACLTAGTQSSKPTATVAGSPPRCTGVQDNLGKGVLRLTPAQNQVVGGIVSDFTFGTQEGVEITFITYTWGGSGADGMTFFLADGSKPATLGASGGSIGYSCTNENPIFSGVYGGYMGIGIDEWGNFVYKHDNTTTGAPGLSQRLPNTIGIRGAGSINHTYISKHLLQEIYTKFGWGTVPASVQNNWTNLWTSKAGFGQWAINAPSYRRFVNVCKTGQLTIDSAYLPSGQGALVLSDKATDPRLKLYNYQYFAHKQLPRRFATESAHSRDQAVPMLYKIRITPNGKASVWISYNGGDFQPVMTDFDIVAANGPLPKSFRFGFMGATGGAHNNHEVLCFKATPATQSEGSADVNLPDAKLASDSQVYLSFFNKVHWYGNLTAQNILRKPNGTYAVQPGANWDAACVLTGGPCERKGNQIVNKQPVRKFFTWTGTAGAALEWSNISPSQQAALSSPGEPAGMGEARLAYLKGDTSREVGQPNGVFRPRKKLLGDIINSSPVWLGYPNNKNYLSAPRWRDSRYLGAAMQENNGQPYTTFANSNRTRTNIVYAGSNDGFLHAFRSGSYNAAGQFQTANNDGQEMFAYIPGAVLSRIHNKTNAGLDLFSPQYAHNYYNDAPVGTGDVFYGGSWHTWVMGGLGAGGDTIYALDVTNPDSFNASNVIGEWSRSSGGEWSNLGNTYGTPVFGRFHDGNWGAVFGNGWCSTTDAANGNCTASNGPAGIYVMSINQSTGKPSFKFISTGEAGTPDAPNGIAYVTPVDLDGDNIYDYAYAGDIKGNVWRFNLLSQNSNGWTVQPQKLFTAPAVQPISTKIIVTRMGRNGASGDVILNFGTGMRKEGYLGTKTTYATGQQSIYGIRDKTALAFNPAAGTTAAQVNRSQMQAQVIHEGGKKDQLSNMNVDWNTKSGWYLDLTRVTINGKVEYEQVIYNPYLERGKYLIVNTFIDGSNPALSCNVIQSSGYTYPLNAVTGSGLRGFFDGNFNGSSYRKQLNAVGSPLLLKTTDGKLLLLTKDSQGNVNLHEVYLPETPSIRRISWREIF; encoded by the coding sequence ATGAAAACCACAACGAGAAAACAGCAAGCCAACGTCGGAAAAAGAATCACCCCGACTTATCAGGCATTGGTAGCCGCCCTGATGGCGGTTTATATACCACAAGTGCATGGTGATACCCCTTTTAACGGCGTAATTGAAGAAAACTTTTCCGGCGGAACAACTACTAATAAATGGTTGATGCCGCTGCCGGGCGATGGCTTTAAAAATCCTTGGGATCCGTCCTCTCCCTCACCCACAGTAATTAATAGCGCTTGTCTGACTGCGGGAACTCAATCATCCAAACCTACAGCTACAGTTGCTGGCTCTCCTCCTAGATGTACCGGGGTTCAAGATAATCTGGGCAAAGGGGTCTTGCGCCTAACTCCTGCGCAAAACCAAGTAGTTGGCGGCATTGTTTCAGATTTCACTTTTGGCACCCAAGAAGGTGTGGAAATTACTTTTATTACCTACACATGGGGTGGTAGTGGTGCCGACGGCATGACCTTCTTCTTGGCCGATGGTAGTAAACCGGCTACGTTAGGGGCATCAGGGGGTTCAATTGGTTATTCATGTACCAATGAAAACCCGATTTTTAGTGGTGTTTATGGCGGATACATGGGTATCGGTATTGATGAGTGGGGTAACTTTGTTTACAAGCATGATAATACTACTACTGGTGCGCCAGGCTTGAGCCAACGGTTGCCAAATACGATTGGTATTCGCGGTGCGGGCTCCATTAATCATACCTATATCAGTAAACATTTGTTGCAGGAGATTTATACTAAGTTTGGGTGGGGCACTGTACCTGCATCCGTACAAAACAACTGGACTAACTTATGGACTTCTAAAGCTGGATTCGGGCAGTGGGCTATTAATGCTCCGTCTTATCGTAGATTTGTCAATGTATGCAAAACCGGTCAATTAACCATTGATTCCGCATACCTGCCTTCAGGCCAAGGGGCTCTTGTATTAAGTGATAAAGCAACAGATCCAAGATTAAAATTATATAATTATCAGTATTTTGCCCATAAACAACTACCTCGGCGATTTGCCACAGAATCTGCCCATTCGCGTGACCAAGCAGTTCCAATGTTATATAAAATCCGTATCACGCCGAACGGCAAAGCTAGTGTATGGATTAGCTATAACGGTGGTGACTTCCAACCGGTAATGACAGATTTTGATATTGTGGCCGCAAATGGTCCATTGCCAAAAAGTTTCCGCTTTGGATTTATGGGGGCAACAGGTGGCGCTCATAACAACCACGAAGTCTTGTGCTTCAAAGCCACCCCGGCCACTCAATCTGAAGGTTCTGCAGACGTAAATCTGCCTGATGCAAAATTAGCATCTGATTCACAGGTTTATCTATCTTTCTTCAACAAAGTGCACTGGTATGGCAACTTAACGGCACAAAACATTCTCCGTAAACCCAATGGAACTTATGCGGTGCAGCCTGGTGCCAACTGGGATGCTGCGTGCGTTCTAACCGGCGGCCCATGCGAGAGAAAAGGTAACCAAATTGTTAATAAACAGCCCGTGCGTAAATTCTTTACTTGGACTGGTACAGCGGGTGCCGCATTGGAGTGGTCAAACATCAGTCCTTCGCAACAGGCTGCCTTGTCATCCCCTGGCGAGCCTGCCGGCATGGGCGAAGCCAGATTAGCCTATCTGAAGGGCGATACAAGCCGGGAAGTCGGTCAGCCCAACGGCGTCTTCCGTCCCCGCAAAAAACTGTTAGGCGATATCATCAACTCCAGCCCGGTATGGTTAGGGTATCCGAATAACAAGAATTATCTATCTGCTCCCCGTTGGCGCGATTCGCGTTATCTAGGTGCAGCCATGCAGGAAAACAATGGTCAACCTTACACCACCTTTGCCAATTCGAACCGCACACGCACCAATATTGTGTATGCGGGTTCGAATGACGGTTTCCTGCATGCCTTCCGCAGCGGTAGCTATAACGCAGCCGGGCAATTCCAGACCGCAAACAATGACGGTCAAGAAATGTTTGCCTACATCCCCGGTGCTGTACTATCACGGATTCACAATAAAACCAATGCAGGCTTGGATCTCTTCAGCCCACAGTATGCCCACAACTACTATAACGATGCCCCTGTAGGCACTGGAGACGTGTTCTACGGAGGCTCATGGCACACTTGGGTTATGGGTGGCTTGGGAGCCGGTGGCGATACCATCTATGCTCTGGATGTTACCAACCCCGATTCCTTCAATGCATCCAATGTAATAGGCGAATGGTCTCGCTCTTCCGGAGGAGAATGGAGCAATTTGGGTAACACCTACGGCACACCCGTCTTCGGCCGTTTCCATGATGGCAACTGGGGCGCTGTATTCGGTAATGGCTGGTGTTCCACCACTGATGCTGCCAACGGTAACTGTACCGCCTCCAACGGTCCGGCTGGTATTTATGTAATGTCCATCAACCAAAGTACTGGTAAGCCTTCTTTCAAATTCATCAGTACGGGAGAAGCAGGCACACCTGATGCTCCCAACGGTATTGCTTATGTTACCCCTGTGGATTTGGATGGGGACAACATCTACGATTATGCTTATGCAGGTGACATAAAAGGCAATGTGTGGCGCTTTAACCTTCTATCCCAAAATAGTAATGGTTGGACTGTGCAACCGCAGAAGCTCTTTACTGCCCCCGCTGTTCAACCAATTTCCACCAAAATTATTGTAACTCGCATGGGACGAAATGGTGCTTCTGGCGACGTTATTCTGAACTTTGGTACAGGCATGCGCAAAGAGGGTTACTTGGGTACAAAAACCACTTACGCCACCGGCCAACAAAGTATCTATGGTATCCGCGACAAAACGGCTTTGGCTTTTAATCCCGCTGCTGGAACCACTGCAGCTCAGGTAAATCGTAGCCAAATGCAAGCACAAGTAATACATGAAGGTGGTAAAAAAGATCAGTTGAGTAATATGAACGTTGATTGGAATACCAAATCAGGTTGGTATTTAGACTTAACTCGAGTAACTATCAATGGCAAAGTTGAATATGAGCAAGTAATTTACAACCCCTACCTGGAGAGAGGTAAATATTTGATTGTAAATACTTTCATTGATGGCAGTAACCCGGCTTTATCTTGTAACGTAATTCAATCTTCTGGTTATACTTATCCGCTGAATGCGGTAACTGGCTCCGGCTTGAGAGGCTTCTTCGATGGCAACTTTAACGGCTCCTCATACCGCAAACAGCTGAATGCAGTGGGTTCTCCTCTCTTGTTGAAAACAACCGACGGTAAATTGCTGCTCTTAACAAAAGATAGCCAGGGTAATGTGAACTTACACGAAGTTTACTTGCCAGAAACCCCCTCAATCCGCCGTATCTCTTGGCGCGAGATTTTCTAA